One window from the genome of Penaeus monodon isolate SGIC_2016 chromosome 4, NSTDA_Pmon_1, whole genome shotgun sequence encodes:
- the LOC119569538 gene encoding uncharacterized protein LOC119569538, with translation MSCLLRCIESPTWRGTLRLLIVLIAISLLYPTVYDHLQERSMTTNSIQDQTSEPEVKTVIVEKEISCPMPALQNFSQFYEAVTTIEMGCNKTKMFGRSSSRRNICLDKKFNINKTNCLAFSFGINYDFSFEDSLGSFGCKVFAYDPTMNKKDYQRSSRVRFIATGISNYQGKKVVGMGKKWVERKVDRFENLVKAAGMEGRPIDIVKLDVELSEIDFMQDMLFNSRHVLKNVKQIAMEIHSDLGKNDVSQITSHQVFWPYLQLMRCAGFKIIFSRSGGRWREVVFAQDKEW, from the exons AGTTGTTTGCTTCGCTGTATCGAATCACCAACCTGGAGAGGGACACTGAGACTGTTAATCGTCCTTATTGCAATTTCGCTCCTCTATCCAACCGTGTATGATCATTTACAGGAGAGAAG tatgACAACGAACAGTATCCAGGATCAAA CCAGTGAGCCTGAGGTGAAGACTGTCATAGTCGAGAAAGAGATATCCTGCCCCATGCCAGCCTTACAGAATTTCAGTCAGTTTTATGAAGCCGTGACAACTATCGAGATGGGATGCAACAAAACT AAAATGTTCGGAAGATCGTCATCTCGCAGGAATATTTGTCTCGACAAAAAATTCAACATCAACAAGACCAACTGCCTCGCTTTCTCCTTCGGCATCAACTACGACTTTTCCTTCGAAGACAGTTTGGGGAGTTTCGGGTGTAAG GTCTTCGCCTACGACCCGACGATGAATAAGAAGGATTACCAGCGATCGTCGAGGGTTCGTTTCATCGCGACTGGGATCTCGAACTACCAAGGGAAGAAGGTCGTCGGCATGGGCAAGAAATGGGTGGAGAGGAAA GTCGACCGATTCGAGAACCTGGTAAAAGCTGCGGGGATGGAAGGTAGGCCTATTGACATCGTGAAGCTGGACGTCGAGCTCTCCGAGATTGACTTCATGCAAGATATGCTGTTCAACTCCCGCCACGTGCTGAAGAACGTCAAGCAGATAGCCATGGAGATTCATTCGGATTTAGGAA AGAATGATGTGAGTCAGATTACGTCACATCAAGTCTTCTGGCCTTATTTGCAGCTAATGAGATGTGCAGGATTCAAGATCATTTTCTCAAGATCAGGAGGTCGGTGGCGAGAGGTGGTTTTCGCCCAAGATAAAGagtggtga